From the genome of Symphalangus syndactylus isolate Jambi chromosome 13, NHGRI_mSymSyn1-v2.1_pri, whole genome shotgun sequence:
gatagcaccattgcatgATCTGTCTGGAAGTGAGCAGACTCACTTTTACCTGATTATTATGCGCAGTGCCATAAACAGAAGACAACTTTGTGAATAAAAAAGTGATTTTAAGACATTTCtccagctgggcacagcagctcacgcctgtaattccagcactttgagagcccaaggtgggtggattgcttgagccaaggagtttgagaccagcctgtacaacatagtaagacctcgtccctacaaaaattagaaaaaaaaaattagccagtgtggtggcatgtgtctgtgtcccagctacttgggaggctgaggtgggaggatcgcttgagcacaggatgtccaggctgctgtgagctgtgatcatgccactgcactccagcctgggagactgagtgagaccctatctcaaaatatatatatatatatatattacttccCTGGATTACCTGACATCCAAGTGAACACCCATCACCTGGGAAAAATGTAAGCAGAATTGCCTGACCTTTGACTCTTATTTCCACGTTCCCATACCTTAACACACCTTCCCTTCTCTAAAAGCCACGTTTGAGGGAATGTCTATTCAGCACCACCAACTCATCCATGTGTTTATCTGTAATGGCTATTGAGGAGACTGTACTGTTCatggttgtttctgtttttgttttaagacagggtctcactctgttgcccaggctagagtgcagtggtgcagtcatggctcactgcagcttcaacctcctaggctcagatgaccctcccacctcagcctcctgaggagctgggattacagacgtcaatcaccacgccttgctaatcttttgcttttttgtagagatggactttcaccatgtggcccaggctgttctcgaactcccaggctcaagcagtcctcccaccttggcctcccaaagtgctggaattagaggcatgatccaccacacccagcctgaatgcAGTGATTTTTTCAATGTGTTCATAGGtcaaaacatcaagttgtacaccttaaataaatgcaatttttatttgtcagttatacctcaataaagctgggaaaattaagtggaaaagaatacattttaaatgaacttactacaaaaaaagataagtatgtgagaaaatggatatgttaattagcttgataacATCCTTCCACATTGCATACACAGATCAAAGCATCACATtgcataccataaatatatacaattattatttttcaattgaaaacaaaaatttagtaaaataataaagtaaaccTTGAGGGGTGGTGTGAGGTGAGTCAAAGgaggaaaacaaatcattttttCATAAGATGTAGACATGTCTCTCCTAAAAAAGAtttcatgaaagaaaatatttatctgGAACATTGGGgaaatgagttaaataaaaaaatatttcccagacaggcacagtggctcacgcctgcaatcctaaaactttgggaggctgaggcaggaggattgcttgagcctaggagtttgagaccagcctaggcaacatagtgagactctgtccttacaaaaaaaaataaataaataatacaaattagctgtctcaggaggctgaagcaagaggatcgcttgagcccaggaggttgaggctgcagtgagttatggttgcaccactgcactacaacctgtgcaacagaatgagactgtgtctcaaaagaaaaaaaatacatatatatatatatatatatatatatatatatatatgtaggcaCACTGCCtgaagcctgtaattccaacactttggaaggtcaaagcaggaagatagcttgaagccgggagttcaagaccagcctggacaacatagccagaccACTTCTCtacagaaaagttttaaaaatagcagggcatggtgcttcactcctatagtcccagctactcaggaggcttaggcaggaggatcacttgagcccaggatgttgaggctctAGTGAGCTatggtggcaccactgcattccagcctggatgacagagcaagattttgtctcaaaaaaaaaaaaaaaaaaaaagagagagtcgGTTTCTGTTTAGAGGTAGAAATGCTTTACAGCCTATAAGGCTCAAGCCTGCAGCAGAGAAATCACTTTCATCCAGTTCCCTCAACCTCTCAGTTCTCACtctgccttctcctcctcccttccccacctaGACCCTGGCCTCCTGCCGAGACACCCTGAACTTCTGCTTCAAGGAGCGGCTCCAAGCCGTGGACCTCATGAACCAGCCTCTGGACAAGGTTCTGGAGCAGGCCGGACGCCACTCATGGGTGAACCTCTCCCGGGCCCCCACCCCACGCGCGCAGGGTCAGAAAACGCCTCCTCCAGACCCTGTGGGCACTTATACCCCTGGTAGGAGTCCACTGTACTGGGTCGTActggtgcccacccagatccCCTTGACTGTCAGTGCAGCCTCTCGCCCACTTAGCTTTCCCTTTCCTGGGAAATAGCCCTAGAGTCAATGGGAGGACTGAAAGCCTATCTTGCTGAGCACACATTGTCACTCAGCTTTTCCCCCTGTGCTCTCCTGCCCACACTCACTGAGGACTCAGTCATTCACAggctctgcttttttattttttttctttgagatggagtcttgctctgtcacccaggctggagtgcaatggcctgatctcagctcaccgcaacctccgcctcccaggttcaagtgattctcctgcctcggcctcctgagcagctgggattacaggcgcccgccaccacgccaagctaatttttgtatttttagtagaggcgggggtttcaccatgttggccaggctggtctcgaactcctgacctcgggtgatccacccgcctcagcctcccaaagtgctgggattacaggttacaGGCTCTGCTTCTAAGGAAACCAACCCAAGACGCTGCTTACACTATCCCCCGCGCCCCCTGGACTTTCACCCAGTCCCTCAATAAAACTCCCTCGCCCAGGGCCCACCACCACCTGAGAATAGAGAGAGGGACAGGGGCTCTGGGAACGGAAGGCTTAGCACCCCCATGCGCATCCTGGGCATTTGCAGCGTGTGCCTTGGCGCTAAACGAAGCTAAGCGGTTGTTGGTCGAGTCCAAGGACACCTTGGTGGAAATGGCGAAGAACGAGGTGGACGTCCGGGAGCAACAGCTGCAGATAAGCGACCGCGTGTGCGCCTCGCTGGCGCAGAAGGCGAGCGAGACCTTGGTGCTGAAGGTGAGCGCATTACCTGCGGCTGCGGGAGAGGGTGAgacaggggaggagagggggactGGGAGCCAGCGTGATCCCCCTGCGTTTCCCTGCCCCCAGGAAAGATTAAATATGACGTTAGGACTGATGAGGGGAACTATCCACCGGTGTACGAAATATAACCAAGAGATGTACACCACCCACGGTCTCATCAAGGTACGGTTCGGGGTGAGAGCCTTCGGGGGTGGAGGCGGGGGTGGAGACAGCGGTGCCGGTGGGTGGAGGCTGGGTTTCAATGCGCTTGCACATCGCACCCCACCAGGGTCCTCTGTCGAAAGTTCACCTGGAGACCGCAGAAAAGCTGGACAGACCCCTGGTTCGCATGTACCAGAGACACGTGGGCACCCAACTGCCTGAGGCTGCGCGCCTCGCACAGGTAAACCCCCTCCCCCATACCCCTCTAGGCGCAGCCCCGCCAATGGTAAGGCTCCTTCCTCAAACACATCTGGACCACGTATGATCCCCCGCTCACCCATGTCGGCCTGTCCTTCAACTCCTGCCACGAAGTGGGGAGGCGGGGGCTTCAATACCCACACCTGGCTCAAATAAGTCCCCTCAACCCCTGTCCTCccccctcacacacaccctcactgtCCTGCTCTGGCCTTAGTCTCTCtaacctgtaaaatgaggagcaCGTCAGCACCCACTTCAAATGGTGGTGGTGAGGACAGATGAGTTCATGAATGAAAGGCGTGTAGCATGGCACCTGCATAGAATACCCTTAAAGCAGCCAAGctgttattgtcattattattattattattattattattattattattattattattatttgagacagagtctcgctctgtcgcccaggctggagtgcagtggtgcaatcttggctcactgaaaccttcacctcccgggttcaagcggttctcctgcctcagcctcctgagtagctgggattacaggtgcgtgccaccacacctggataatttttgtatttttagtagagacagagttctgctatgttggccaagctggtcttgaactcctgacctcaggtgatccgcccgcctcggcctcccaaagcgctgagattacaggtgtgagccaccgcgtccggccctgAGCTGTTATTATTAAGCACCCTTCTTAAGGAGGATCCTTCCTACACATCTTGACTAGATGcattcccctccctcagcctgccCTGtcgcggttttttttttttttttttccaggcacgCCTGGCCCACTCAGATGTGTTCCCCTCGTCAGCTGTGTTCCTTACACACACACCTGGCGCAGGTGTGCCTGCCCACCGCAGTAGCTCCCTGCCATCTGCTCTGGCTCACGGGTCTGCCCTGCTCCCTTTCCAGGGCACCGACAAGCTGCAGCACCACATCAAGTACCTGGAAAAGAACCTGGACGAGCTGCTCGCCACGCACAAGAACCTCACCTGGGGCCTCAACTGCAAGAACATCGGGCACGAGGTGGACAACAACGTGGTGCGACTGCGCCTGCGCCAGCGGCAACCGCACGTGTGCTACGAGCAGGCGCAGCGCCTGGTTAAGGACTGGGACCCGCGCACGCCGCCGCCGCTCAGCAAGAGCAGCGCCGACCCCTAGTGACCCCAGCGTCCCCCGCCCCAGCCGGCTGGTTGGATGCTGGCTGGCACCTCAGAGAGCAGACACAGCCCCATGGCCCTCCCTCTCCCCTGATGCACCCTCCCTCTAAGCACCCTCTAGgagaattttaattaaaaataacaataattatcaCGTATTAGGCACCTACTGTATGTCAACCACTTACCCTAGGACACGTCATAGGCAGCATATCCTGGTAGTTAACAGGGTGAATTTGGGTGCCAGATGGCTGGGATTTAAATTCCAGCTTCCCAGTTTCAAGCTATGTGGCCTTGGATGAGTCACTGTCCCTCTCTGGCTTTGGTCTCTCcaacctgtaaaatgaggagcaTGACAGCACCCACTTCAAATGCTGGTtgtaggcggggcgcggtggctcacgcctgtaatcccagcaccttgggaggccgaagcaggcggatcacctgaggtcaggagttcgagaccagcctggccaacatggtgaaacccggtctttactaaaaatacaaaaattagctgggcctggtggtgcgcacctgtaatcccagctactagggaggctgagacaggagaattgcttgaacccaggaggcggaggttgcagtgagctgagatcaagccactgcactccagcctgagtgacaagagcgagactccgcctcaaaaaaaaaaaaggtggctgtGAGGACAGATGAGTTCATGCACGAAAGCCCTATACTATGGCGGCTGCATAGTATATCCTCAAGGCACCTGAGCTGTTATTATtggcatctccattttacagttgaggaaacaggcacagagaggctgtgcagcttgcccaaggtcacacaggaagtAGCAAAGCTGGAATTTTCATTCCAGACTCAAGAGCCTGAACTCTCAGTGGAACTTCTAGGAGCTCTGCTCTGTCCTACCCCATGCGGTGTCTGGTCCTGAGCCCAGCACTGAGAATAAATCAGTGAGCAGGGCTGATGTGGTCCTCACCCTCAGGGAGGTCACAGGTTGATCCGGTGCAGCTAACATCATCCATCTGGGTGTGGCTCTGGTTCAGGTCTTTCTAGGTTTTCCAGTAGCCTCTTGGACACCCCACCATCGCAGGACTCCTCACACTGAGCTGTGATTCTTATCTGCTCTTCCCAGGAAGATCCAGGGTGTTGCACACATACAGAAGGAATGTGCATTACAGCCACAGGTATCTCCTAAGCAACTGCTCTGTGTCAGAGGCTGTGTGAGGTGCCAGGGATACAGCAAG
Proteins encoded in this window:
- the TEKTL1 gene encoding tektin-like protein 1; translation: MRLLAPPAERSQDTRVGASAWREAAQAMARTAHTLTDRCGQEAVTMWQPKDSVLDPNVAHHLGCAAYIQPWRFHVEMIKGGGTLEKPPPGEGVTLWKGKMKPPAWYARLPLPLHRKARALQTTEVVNAHARGARLTAARLGRAQHQINGRVRQLQRQREVTDHRLSEVRKGLLINQQSVKLRGYRPKSEKVPDKADSMLTWEKEELKSMKRKMERDMEKSEVLLKTLASCRDTLNFCFKERLQAVDLMNQPLDKVLEQAGRHSWVNLSRAPTPRAQGQKTPPPDPVGTYTPACALALNEAKRLLVESKDTLVEMAKNEVDVREQQLQISDRVCASLAQKASETLVLKERLNMTLGLMRGTIHRCTKYNQEMYTTHGLIKGPLSKVHLETAEKLDRPLVRMYQRHVGTQLPEAARLAQGTDKLQHHIKYLEKNLDELLATHKNLTWGLNCKNIGHEVDNNVVRLRLRQRQPHVCYEQAQRLVKDWDPRTPPPLSKSSADP